From Acidianus brierleyi:
GAAAACTCTCTAGCAACAAATCTAGCTAAATCTCTAGCTTCCTTGACTTTCTTCATCATGAACTTTATTTCCCACTTTTCACAAACCACATAAAGAGAAAAAGAAAATAAATTTAAAAATCTTTTTACTTATTTATTATCTCATTAGTGATAATAGTTGTAATAATACAATAATAATAACAATAGTAGAATTAACGTAAAAATAACGTCGTAAATTTAACCATTAGATATTAATATTCTATCAAGATATTTTATAATGTGAATATTGATCCTAAACTTTGCATTCTTTGTCGAGGTACCAAATATCTTTGTGGTCTTTCCTATTGTCCTGTATTCATTAAGAGTAGGATGAGGATAGATATTCCAAAAGATTTAGATGGCTCTTCTCCTCCCTCGGTTTTCGTGGGAAGAATAGGCTATCCTAAAATAAGTGTATTTGCTTCTTCTCCACCAATTAAAGGAAATACCTCAGTCTATGAAAATCCTAAAGAATGGATTAAAATGAATTTAGATGATTTCCTCTCTTTAAGGTTAAGTATGGCAAGAGGAGGAGATAGATTTCATGTTAATGAAGCTAAAAATCCTTCAAAGTTACTTGAAGATATTAAAGTTCTTTCCTTGTCTCCAAATCCTGCAGAAATAGAAATGAAATTTAAGTATGAACCAAAAAATGTAATTTTTGATGAAGATCATCCTCCTCTTGGTCCTTCAGCTCCTGTAGAGAAAATAAGATTAGGTACTTTACCACCTCCTGAAAAAACTGTAGAGAAAGTGTTTGAGGACAAGGACTTAAAGTCCTCTGAAGGTATAATGTATTTATATAAGTCAGGCATAGACGTTGAAAGAATTTCTAGAATACTTAGTGTAGGTAATATAGGGATAAAAAGGAAATTGGTTCCAACACGATGGAGCATAACTGCCGTAGATAAAATAATCTCAGATAATTTAGTAAATGAAATAAAGAAATATGAAACAATAGACAAGGTCGAGGTTTATGTTAGAGAATTTAATAAAAATCTTTTTGTAGCTATACTTATTCCAAATAAATGGTCATTTGAATGGGGAGAGGCATGGTTTCCTGGAAGTACATGGAACAAGTTTGGAAATAAAGTTGGAATAGAAGTGGATAACGAAGGATATTTTGGAAGGAAAGACTATCCAGAAATAGGAGGTTGTTATTATGCGTCAAGAATTGGAGTTTCGGAATTTCTTCTTTCAAGAAAAAAGCAAGCTACTGCAATTTTATGGAGGGAAATATATTCTGGATTTAATCTTCCTATAGGCGTATGGTTTGTTAGGGAAAACGTAAGAGAGTTATTTAAAACTAAACCTATGGTTTTTGATAGCGTAGATGATGCCTTATTATCTCTTAAATTAAGATCAGGATTAGGTTCATGGATTAAAAGAAGTTTCATAAAGAGAGAAAGTATTGAGAGATGGTTACGATGATAAAACATATTAGAGTTAAATCTGCGCTCTCAAAATCAGGGTTAAAGGAACTTGATTATAGCTTAAATCCTTACATGGGATGTAAGTTTAAGTGCCAGTATTGTTATGCACCCAATTTTACTAGGGATGTAGACGCATCAAAAAATTGGGGAGAAGTAATAGTAATTAAGGATAATATCCTGGATATTCTGAAAGAAGAGGTTCTTGCAAAGAAGAAAGGTACTGTAGGGATTTCAACAATCACTGACCCTTATCAACCTGTTGAAGCTGAATATAAATTAACTAGGGGAAGTCTAGATATATTACTTTCTCATGGTTTTAGGGTATCTATTCAAACTAAATCTCCTTTAGTTTTGAGAGATATCGATATTCTTAAGAAGTTTAAGGAAAAAGTAGACGTTGGTTTCACAATAACTTCTATGGAAGGAAAATTAGAGAATGCACCTTTACCTAGATCTAGAATAACTGCTTTAGAAAAACTTAGTGAAGAAGGAATAGAAACTTGGGTATTTCTAGGGCCTATTATTCCTAATTTTACTGATAATGTTGAAGAAGTTATTAGGGAAGTATCTAAAATAAAAACTAGGATAGTTTTTGATAAATTTCGATACTATAAGGGTTTGAATTTTTCAGAAGGTAACTCAGTTTGGTGGGAAAATATAAGGGATAGAATACTGTCTTTATGTAAAAAATATAACGTGGAATGTCATGAGGAAAGTGAAGATTGGATATTTGAAAAAAGAAGAAAATACAAGATTTTATGGTGAATCTACGCATATTTTTATTTTAGCTCCCTTAGCAAAGGGTGCTCTAAATATATTTATTATCCAATCTTCTGTATCTCCATGTGCATTAGGTATTAATTCCCTATGATGAAGAATGTACTCTTCTATCTTTTTGAAATCTTTAGGATCTATTTCATATTTTACAGTAAACTTAATTTTATCATATGCATAAGTTATTTCTTCTTCGTTCTCTTTGATGTAAAAATTTCCTAGCTTACCTGGAATTTGAGTTCCCTCAAGTTCTATGTCATTAACTATATAATCCTTTAATACATCTTTCAGTCCTTTAGCGTAATCCTTTATAGATTCTGCTTCTGCATAATGATAAATTGAATAGTATATCTTTTTGCCATCGTCTCCATGCATTTTAATAAAATAATCTTTTAGTTCTTCCAAAATTAATTCTGTCTTTGATTTTATGATAGATAATTTTATTCCAGATGGAGGATAATTAAGTATTTTAGATATCATTAGCCATTCTTGATATCCATCATTATCAGATTTTATCTCGTCTATTTCTGAAGAATCGGAATAATTATTTTCTATTGCTAAATCTTTATAAAGATAAACTAATCTTTTATTAATTCTGTCAATGAAAAAACTTCCGTATTTACCTGCTATTTTCTCTCTAGGAATTTTAATTTTAGAGAAAAGTGAGCTTAGACTTTTCTCAAAAGAAACGCCTGACTTAGAATACGATTCATACTCCAGTGAATGGTAAGTGTAGTAAAAACTAAGTCTTCCTTTTTCTTTTCCCAACATATCTTCATGAAATTCTTTAACTCTTTTGATCGCCCTTTTAGAATTCATGTTGATTTACTTATATTTCATTAATATATAGAACTATTCTTTTTAGCTTTACGAAGTTAAGTACATTTAGGAGTATATAATTCCTATAATAATTCATTCAATATAAATAATATTAGATTTATGGAATTATTTATAAAAGATATATAATAATTAAGATAGCTTACATAGCTCAGAATGAGAATAGGATTTTACTATTTATGATTCTAATAATAGATAGAGAGTTAAAGGTATTAATGGACTATATTTTCAAAGATTTCTATAAAAATAATATATTTAACTATGAAGTTATTTTGAAACTTCTCATTTTCATAATAACTGTTTAACGTATTTTATATAAGAAATTTAAAACTCTGTTAATAATGCTTATAATTTGTTCATATAGTTAGCTAATTATGAAATATTTTATTTCTGGTGATAAAGTTGAGGGGTAGGCTTCCTGAGATCGTATATATGGAAGTGGAACATTCCAATTGTTGGACTCATTTAACTGATAAAACTAATTTAGAAATAAGACTGATCAATCAAAATTTTAGTAATGAAGCCCCTCTATTTAATTCATATATTATAGGGAAAAGTAATTATTTATCAGATAT
This genomic window contains:
- a CDS encoding Nre family DNA repair protein encodes the protein MDPKLCILCRGTKYLCGLSYCPVFIKSRMRIDIPKDLDGSSPPSVFVGRIGYPKISVFASSPPIKGNTSVYENPKEWIKMNLDDFLSLRLSMARGGDRFHVNEAKNPSKLLEDIKVLSLSPNPAEIEMKFKYEPKNVIFDEDHPPLGPSAPVEKIRLGTLPPPEKTVEKVFEDKDLKSSEGIMYLYKSGIDVERISRILSVGNIGIKRKLVPTRWSITAVDKIISDNLVNEIKKYETIDKVEVYVREFNKNLFVAILIPNKWSFEWGEAWFPGSTWNKFGNKVGIEVDNEGYFGRKDYPEIGGCYYASRIGVSEFLLSRKKQATAILWREIYSGFNLPIGVWFVRENVRELFKTKPMVFDSVDDALLSLKLRSGLGSWIKRSFIKRESIERWLR
- a CDS encoding SPL family radical SAM protein, which gives rise to MIKHIRVKSALSKSGLKELDYSLNPYMGCKFKCQYCYAPNFTRDVDASKNWGEVIVIKDNILDILKEEVLAKKKGTVGISTITDPYQPVEAEYKLTRGSLDILLSHGFRVSIQTKSPLVLRDIDILKKFKEKVDVGFTITSMEGKLENAPLPRSRITALEKLSEEGIETWVFLGPIIPNFTDNVEEVIREVSKIKTRIVFDKFRYYKGLNFSEGNSVWWENIRDRILSLCKKYNVECHEESEDWIFEKRRKYKILW